A window from Streptomyces sp. NBC_00299 encodes these proteins:
- a CDS encoding cell division protein PerM translates to MAGVNEMTARRTPLASLLTRLRYRTPGLGASLLGGAVAAGLGLGVISVVVMVLWVSSPYPDKGPGGALQVAALLWLLAHGAELVRTDTLSGLPAPVGVTPLLMLMLPVWLVYRAARDAAADGGDGAPLVSGPTAWAGVVLGYLGVGVAAAVYAAGGELRPSWWWTGVCVPLLAMAAAGVGVWTACERRPEAADGVLGVMPTRVRRLVPDAEAPARLGAAARAAGAGAGALVAGGALLVGVSLVWHGAAARGSFLQLTEGWSGRLAVLLLCVALVPNAAVWAAAYALGPGFVLGTGHVVGPLSAAPAPLLPPLPLLAAVPDPGVGGPVQWGVGVVPVVAGVVVGWFAAGWGGGGLAARSESGHMPAVAWAPGRTAGVALLAAVFCAVVVAELAELSGGPLGRGALAEFGPVWWQVGAAVLGWVSVVAVPVAVVVRGWRCHMGRRAERRLGETEGAWIGRPRAEAATGEALGRSAFVQEGPFTALGQDQEGRGAGPDEDGGYGGDGQGVPYGAYDHDTTFEPEDFSPVEVPSAEGAEPEPELDLESAGSESAPSPWGDDDSREARWAAMKDVADPPEGPASQ, encoded by the coding sequence ATGGCGGGCGTGAACGAGATGACCGCTCGGCGAACGCCCCTGGCGTCCCTGCTCACTCGGCTGCGCTACCGCACGCCCGGACTCGGCGCGAGCCTTCTCGGCGGCGCGGTCGCGGCGGGGCTGGGGCTCGGTGTGATCTCCGTGGTGGTGATGGTGCTGTGGGTCAGTTCGCCGTATCCGGACAAGGGGCCGGGGGGCGCTTTGCAGGTCGCCGCCCTGCTGTGGCTGCTGGCGCACGGTGCCGAACTGGTCCGCACCGACACCCTCTCCGGTCTCCCCGCACCGGTGGGTGTCACGCCCTTGCTGATGCTCATGCTTCCGGTGTGGCTGGTGTACCGGGCGGCGCGGGACGCGGCGGCGGACGGCGGTGACGGGGCGCCGCTCGTGTCGGGGCCTACGGCGTGGGCGGGTGTCGTGCTCGGGTACCTCGGGGTCGGGGTGGCGGCCGCGGTGTACGCGGCGGGCGGTGAGCTGCGGCCCTCGTGGTGGTGGACCGGTGTGTGCGTGCCCCTTCTCGCGATGGCGGCGGCGGGGGTGGGCGTGTGGACGGCGTGCGAACGGCGGCCCGAGGCGGCCGACGGTGTGCTGGGCGTGATGCCGACACGGGTACGGCGGCTGGTTCCCGACGCGGAGGCGCCTGCCCGTCTCGGCGCGGCGGCCCGGGCGGCCGGGGCCGGTGCGGGGGCGCTCGTCGCGGGTGGGGCGTTGCTGGTGGGCGTCTCGCTGGTGTGGCACGGCGCCGCGGCGCGGGGGTCGTTTCTGCAGTTGACGGAGGGCTGGTCGGGACGGCTCGCGGTGCTGTTGCTGTGCGTGGCGCTGGTGCCGAACGCGGCGGTGTGGGCGGCGGCGTATGCCCTCGGGCCGGGGTTCGTGCTCGGGACGGGGCATGTGGTGGGGCCGCTGTCCGCGGCGCCGGCGCCGTTGCTGCCGCCGCTTCCGCTGCTGGCGGCGGTGCCGGACCCGGGGGTCGGGGGGCCCGTGCAGTGGGGGGTCGGGGTGGTGCCGGTTGTGGCGGGGGTGGTCGTGGGGTGGTTCGCGGCGGGGTGGGGTGGTGGCGGGCTTGCAGCGCGGTCGGAGAGCGGGCACATGCCCGCCGTGGCCTGGGCTCCCGGGCGGACCGCCGGCGTTGCCCTGCTGGCGGCCGTGTTCTGCGCGGTCGTGGTCGCCGAGCTGGCCGAGCTGTCGGGTGGGCCGCTGGGGCGGGGGGCGCTTGCGGAGTTCGGGCCGGTGTGGTGGCAGGTGGGGGCGGCGGTGTTGGGGTGGGTGTCGGTGGTGGCGGTTCCGGTGGCTGTGGTGGTGCGGGGGTGGCGGTGCCACATGGGGCGGCGGGCGGAGCGGCGGCTTGGCGAGACGGAGGGGGCTTGGATCGGTCGGCCTCGTGCGGAGGCGGCGACGGGGGAGGCCCTGGGGCGGTCGGCCTTCGTGCAGGAAGGGCCGTTCACGGCGTTGGGGCAGGACCAGGAGGGACGGGGCGCGGGGCCTGACGAGGACGGGGGTTACGGGGGTGATGGGCAGGGGGTTCCGTACGGGGCGTACGACCATGACACGACGTTCGAGCCGGAGGACTTTTCGCCTGTCGAGGTGCCGTCCGCGGAGGGGGCGGAGCCTGAGCCTGAGCTTGATCTGGAGTCCGCGGGGTCGGAATCGGCGCCCTCGCCCTGGGGTGACGATGACTCGCGTGAGGCTCGTTGGGCGGCGATGAAGGACGTGGCGGATCCGCCGGAGGGGCCGGCATCGCAGTGA
- a CDS encoding protein kinase domain-containing protein translates to MTDQRQPTPSPTSAALDVALTQAGATPLKPTAPARIGPYVPLGLLGSGGMGHVYLARPADNAPGLAAVKVIRPEYAEDARFRRRFEREAAVHGRVHTPRTPQLLGTGFDDSLLWTATQYLPGLDLAEAGRECGKLGRAGVWRLVGDMGQALSALAAADVVHRDLKPSNVILSLQGAHVIDFGIAQAADSSAITSTGSRVGTPAFMAPEYLREGRCDTASDVFSLAGSLIYAATGHAPFGDGTGVDVMHRVAFEEPKQDIMAELSAVDPALAALLTACLAKDPAGRPTPRQLTDAATAAGHGGAAVWHEPLSARLLARGQACEVLEAVAVQETARAPLSSRTSRTSQETVQLRLPGERTAVPGPEDDGKRRKRRAYLAVAAGLAVCAVAAGAFFVAGPSVDETAPAAATATGSTADDDAQGSSLPGSSSSPSRDKEKEKEEREKEREGTGKDTDAKASAAAAESAGPSASDSAAGGTQATPTSGSGGDGAPTAAPTKTATTPATPPWISDCTHYSGTEITDRGDKGQRVVQVQCMLSKRGYSVGGSGVDGEFGADTESAVRLFQSDKGLEVDGEVGPNTWAALRSST, encoded by the coding sequence ATGACCGACCAGCGGCAGCCCACGCCATCACCCACCTCGGCGGCCCTCGACGTCGCCCTGACGCAGGCCGGCGCCACCCCCCTGAAGCCGACCGCGCCCGCCCGCATCGGCCCCTACGTCCCCCTCGGCCTGCTCGGCAGCGGCGGCATGGGCCACGTCTATCTGGCCCGCCCCGCCGACAACGCCCCCGGCCTCGCCGCCGTCAAGGTGATCCGCCCCGAGTACGCCGAAGACGCCCGCTTCCGGCGGCGTTTCGAGCGGGAGGCCGCCGTGCACGGACGGGTCCACACCCCGCGCACGCCGCAGCTGCTCGGCACCGGGTTCGACGACTCGCTGCTGTGGACGGCGACGCAGTACCTGCCCGGCCTGGACCTCGCCGAGGCGGGGCGCGAGTGCGGCAAGCTGGGGCGCGCCGGGGTGTGGCGGCTGGTCGGGGACATGGGGCAGGCCCTGTCGGCGCTGGCCGCCGCCGACGTCGTACACCGGGATCTCAAGCCGTCCAACGTGATCCTGTCCCTGCAGGGCGCCCACGTCATCGACTTCGGCATCGCGCAGGCCGCCGACAGCAGCGCGATCACCTCGACCGGGAGCCGGGTCGGCACGCCCGCCTTCATGGCGCCCGAGTATCTGCGCGAGGGCCGCTGCGACACCGCCTCCGACGTCTTCTCGCTCGCGGGAAGCCTGATCTACGCCGCCACCGGGCACGCCCCGTTCGGGGACGGAACGGGCGTCGACGTGATGCACCGGGTCGCGTTCGAGGAGCCCAAGCAGGACATCATGGCGGAACTCTCCGCCGTGGACCCCGCGTTGGCCGCCCTTCTGACCGCCTGCCTCGCCAAGGATCCCGCCGGACGCCCCACCCCGCGGCAGCTCACCGACGCCGCCACGGCAGCCGGTCACGGCGGCGCAGCCGTCTGGCACGAGCCGCTGAGCGCCCGGCTGCTGGCCCGAGGGCAGGCCTGCGAGGTACTGGAAGCTGTCGCCGTCCAGGAGACCGCCCGAGCACCCCTGAGTTCGCGGACCTCTCGGACCTCCCAGGAGACGGTCCAGTTGCGACTGCCGGGGGAACGTACGGCTGTCCCCGGCCCCGAGGACGACGGCAAGCGGCGCAAGCGGAGGGCATACCTCGCCGTCGCCGCGGGTCTCGCCGTGTGCGCGGTCGCCGCGGGCGCCTTCTTCGTCGCCGGCCCGTCCGTCGACGAAACGGCCCCGGCGGCGGCCACGGCGACCGGCAGCACCGCCGACGACGACGCTCAGGGCTCTTCCCTCCCCGGCTCCTCCTCGTCGCCTTCCCGTGACAAGGAGAAGGAGAAGGAGGAAAGGGAGAAGGAGAGGGAGGGGACGGGGAAAGACACCGACGCGAAGGCGTCCGCCGCGGCAGCCGAGTCCGCCGGCCCGAGCGCCTCCGACAGCGCCGCGGGCGGCACGCAGGCCACGCCCACCAGCGGCAGTGGTGGGGACGGCGCCCCGACCGCCGCCCCCACCAAGACGGCCACGACGCCCGCCACCCCGCCCTGGATCTCCGACTGCACCCACTACTCCGGCACCGAGATCACCGACCGGGGCGACAAGGGCCAGCGCGTCGTCCAGGTGCAGTGCATGCTCAGCAAGCGCGGCTACAGCGTCGGCGGCTCGGGCGTGGACGGAGAGTTCGGCGCGGACACGGAGTCCGCGGTCAGACTGTTCCAGAGCGACAAGGGGCTGGAGGTCGACGGCGAGGTGGGGCCCAACACCTGGGCGGCGCTGCGCAGTTCGACGTGA
- the sucD gene encoding succinate--CoA ligase subunit alpha, which yields MAIWLNKDSKVIVQGMTGATGMKHTKLMLGDGTEVVGGVNPRKAGQTVDFDGTEVPVFGTVKEAIEKTGANVSVIFVPEKFTKDAVVEAIDAEIPLAVVITEGIAVHDSASFWAYAGKKGNKTRIIGPNCPGIITPGQSNVGIIPGDITKPGRIGLVSKSGTLTYQMMYELRDIGFSTAVGIGGDPIIGTTHIDALAAFEADADTDLIVMIGEIGGDAEERAADFIAKNVTKPVVGYVAGFTAPEGKTMGHAGAIVSGSSGTAQAKKEALEAAGVKVGKTPTETAKLAREILGG from the coding sequence ATGGCTATCTGGCTCAACAAGGACAGCAAGGTCATCGTCCAGGGCATGACCGGCGCCACGGGCATGAAGCACACCAAGCTCATGCTCGGTGACGGCACCGAGGTCGTGGGCGGCGTGAACCCGCGCAAGGCGGGTCAGACCGTGGACTTCGACGGCACCGAGGTACCCGTCTTCGGGACCGTCAAGGAGGCCATCGAGAAGACCGGCGCCAACGTCTCCGTCATCTTCGTGCCGGAGAAGTTCACCAAGGACGCCGTAGTCGAGGCCATCGACGCCGAGATCCCGCTGGCCGTCGTCATCACCGAGGGCATCGCCGTGCACGACTCGGCGTCCTTCTGGGCGTACGCCGGCAAGAAGGGCAACAAGACCCGGATCATCGGCCCGAACTGCCCCGGCATCATCACTCCGGGTCAGTCGAACGTCGGCATCATCCCGGGCGACATCACCAAGCCGGGCCGTATCGGCCTGGTCTCGAAGTCCGGCACGCTGACGTACCAGATGATGTACGAGCTGCGTGACATCGGCTTCTCGACCGCCGTCGGCATCGGTGGCGACCCGATCATCGGCACCACGCACATCGACGCGCTCGCCGCGTTCGAGGCCGACGCCGACACCGACCTGATCGTCATGATCGGCGAGATCGGCGGCGACGCCGAGGAGCGGGCCGCGGACTTCATCGCGAAGAACGTCACCAAGCCGGTCGTCGGCTACGTCGCGGGCTTCACCGCCCCCGAGGGCAAGACCATGGGTCACGCCGGCGCGATCGTCTCCGGTTCGTCCGGTACGGCGCAGGCGAAGAAGGAGGCCCTGGAGGCCGCGGGCGTCAAGGTCGGCAAGACGCCGACCGAGACGGCGAAGCTGGCTCGCGAGATCCTCGGCGGCTGA
- a CDS encoding helix-turn-helix domain-containing protein, protein MTQSPVPPLPPPKERRRLREAASLTQAQVAARVGVSRETVRDWENGRTTPRGRRREAYAHLLVSLAEQTAQMTAEITAESTAEITAKKSPEETEPQEATGGRDMTVGQGARERAETAVRTVGPAAVPVEDPAPPPEARPERPLSPAQAFDALYAFCAPALVRQTYLLTGRRELARESVERAFELAWQRWPEVACDPDPAGWVRATAYDFALSPWHRFRPRYRHPEPPPSDASDRALLNVLLELTPPQRRALLLYDGVGLDLPETAAETEATTPATANRLLNARAAVAARLPDLSDPTELHHRLVELASTERLRAAKPAVVRDGSERRARFWTRAAIAFTVALIGTTALTLRTAPTQYEPPVPPGETVLGVPPRVAPGPLSEKEQKLRAKLRAKMQHGPERLAPQPQ, encoded by the coding sequence GTGACGCAGAGCCCCGTTCCCCCGCTTCCCCCGCCCAAGGAACGCCGACGCCTGCGCGAGGCCGCTTCATTGACGCAGGCTCAGGTCGCGGCACGGGTCGGCGTCAGCCGCGAGACAGTACGCGATTGGGAGAACGGCCGTACGACACCACGCGGCCGGAGGAGGGAGGCGTACGCGCACCTGCTCGTCTCGCTCGCGGAGCAGACGGCACAGATGACAGCGGAGATCACGGCAGAGAGCACGGCGGAGATCACGGCGAAGAAGTCACCGGAAGAGACAGAGCCTCAGGAAGCAACGGGAGGGCGCGACATGACGGTAGGTCAGGGTGCCCGCGAGCGCGCCGAGACAGCCGTACGGACTGTCGGACCGGCAGCCGTCCCCGTCGAGGATCCGGCACCGCCCCCCGAAGCCCGGCCCGAACGCCCCCTCTCCCCCGCCCAGGCCTTCGACGCGCTCTACGCCTTCTGCGCCCCGGCCCTCGTACGGCAGACCTACCTGCTCACCGGGCGCCGCGAACTCGCGCGCGAGTCGGTCGAGCGGGCCTTCGAACTCGCCTGGCAGCGCTGGCCCGAGGTGGCCTGCGACCCGGACCCGGCGGGCTGGGTGCGGGCGACGGCGTACGACTTCGCGCTCTCCCCCTGGCACCGGTTCCGCCCGCGCTACCGGCACCCCGAGCCCCCGCCGTCGGACGCATCCGACCGCGCCTTGCTGAACGTGCTCCTCGAACTCACCCCGCCCCAGCGCCGCGCGCTGCTCCTGTACGACGGTGTCGGCCTCGACCTGCCCGAGACGGCGGCGGAGACGGAGGCGACCACACCGGCGACCGCGAACCGTCTCCTCAACGCCCGCGCCGCGGTGGCCGCCCGCCTCCCGGACCTGTCCGACCCCACCGAGCTCCACCACCGCCTGGTCGAACTCGCCTCCACGGAGCGTCTGCGCGCGGCCAAACCGGCGGTGGTACGCGACGGCAGCGAACGCCGGGCCCGCTTCTGGACCCGTGCGGCGATCGCGTTCACCGTGGCCCTCATCGGCACGACGGCCCTGACCCTGCGCACCGCCCCGACCCAGTACGAGCCGCCGGTGCCGCCCGGGGAGACAGTGCTCGGCGTACCGCCGAGGGTGGCGCCGGGTCCGCTGTCGGAGAAGGAGCAGAAGCTGCGCGCGAAGCTCAGGGCGAAGATGCAGCACGGCCCGGAGAGGCTCGCACCGCAGCCGCAGTGA
- the purH gene encoding bifunctional phosphoribosylaminoimidazolecarboxamide formyltransferase/IMP cyclohydrolase, giving the protein MTAESNKRAIRRALVSVYDKTGLEDLARGLHEAGVELVSTGSTAAKIAAAGVPVTKVEQLTGFPECLDGRVKTLHPRVHAGILADLRLESHRQQLDELGVAPFDLVVVNLYPFRETVASGATPDECVEQIDIGGPSMVRAAAKNHPSVAVVTSPARYADVLAAVRDGGFDLTTRKRLAAEAFQHTAAYDVAVASWFASSYAPVDDSQFPDFLGATWERENTLRYGENPHQPAALYVDGSGSGLAQAEQLHGKEMSYNNYTDTDAARRAAYDHAEPCVAIIKHANPCGIAVGADVAEAHRKAHACDPLSAFGGVIAVNRPVSKEMAEQVAEIFTEVIVAPDYEEGALEALAKKKNIRVLRAPDGPTNDVEVKAIDGGVLLQVTDRLQADGDDPANWTLATGDALSAEDLAELAFAWKACRAVKSNAILLAKDGASVGVGMGQVNRVDSAKLAVERAGAERAQGAYAASDAFFPFPDGLEILTEAGVKAVVQPGGSVRDELVVEAAQKAGITMYFTGTRHFFH; this is encoded by the coding sequence GTGACCGCCGAGAGCAACAAGCGGGCCATTCGACGGGCGCTCGTCAGCGTCTACGACAAGACCGGTCTGGAAGACCTCGCGCGCGGCCTGCACGAGGCGGGCGTCGAACTCGTCTCCACCGGCTCCACCGCCGCGAAGATCGCCGCGGCCGGAGTCCCCGTCACCAAGGTCGAGCAGCTCACCGGCTTCCCCGAGTGCCTGGACGGCCGCGTCAAGACGCTGCACCCGCGCGTGCACGCCGGCATCCTCGCCGACCTCCGGCTGGAGAGCCACCGGCAGCAGCTCGACGAGCTGGGCGTGGCGCCGTTCGACCTCGTCGTCGTCAACCTCTACCCGTTCCGCGAGACCGTCGCCTCCGGGGCCACGCCCGACGAGTGCGTCGAGCAGATCGACATCGGCGGCCCGTCGATGGTGCGCGCCGCCGCCAAGAACCACCCGTCCGTCGCGGTCGTCACCAGCCCCGCCCGTTACGCCGACGTCCTCGCGGCCGTCCGCGACGGCGGCTTCGACCTCACCACCCGCAAGCGGCTCGCGGCCGAGGCCTTCCAGCACACGGCGGCGTACGACGTGGCGGTGGCTTCGTGGTTCGCCTCCTCCTACGCCCCCGTTGACGACTCCCAGTTCCCCGACTTCCTCGGCGCCACCTGGGAGCGCGAGAACACCCTGCGCTACGGCGAGAACCCGCACCAGCCGGCGGCCCTGTACGTCGACGGCAGCGGGAGCGGTCTCGCGCAGGCCGAGCAGCTGCACGGCAAGGAGATGTCGTACAACAACTACACGGACACGGACGCCGCCCGCCGTGCCGCGTACGACCACGCCGAGCCCTGCGTCGCGATCATCAAGCACGCCAACCCGTGCGGCATCGCGGTCGGCGCTGACGTCGCCGAGGCGCACCGCAAGGCACACGCGTGTGACCCGCTGTCGGCGTTCGGCGGTGTGATCGCCGTCAACCGTCCGGTCAGCAAGGAGATGGCGGAGCAGGTCGCCGAGATCTTCACCGAGGTCATCGTCGCGCCGGACTACGAGGAGGGGGCCCTGGAGGCCCTCGCCAAGAAGAAGAACATCCGGGTGCTGCGCGCCCCCGACGGCCCGACGAACGACGTCGAGGTCAAGGCCATCGACGGTGGCGTCCTCCTCCAGGTCACCGACCGCCTCCAGGCCGACGGCGACGACCCCGCCAACTGGACCCTGGCGACGGGCGATGCGCTCAGCGCCGAGGATCTGGCCGAACTCGCCTTCGCCTGGAAGGCCTGCCGGGCCGTGAAGTCCAACGCCATCCTGCTCGCCAAGGACGGCGCGTCCGTGGGCGTGGGCATGGGGCAGGTCAACCGCGTCGACTCCGCGAAGCTGGCCGTCGAGCGTGCCGGCGCCGAGCGCGCGCAGGGGGCGTACGCCGCGTCCGACGCGTTCTTCCCGTTCCCCGACGGCCTGGAGATCCTGACCGAGGCCGGCGTGAAGGCCGTGGTTCAGCCCGGCGGTTCCGTCCGTGACGAGCTGGTCGTCGAGGCCGCGCAGAAGGCCGGCATCACGATGTACTTCACGGGGACGCGGCACTTCTTCCACTGA
- a CDS encoding FHA domain-containing protein, which yields MYSIIVVPPPTTEDETDRTQLRLAPGERLGFGRSASDNDLTIAHDGVSRRAGEITAQGAFWILSNLSREQTYVVENPEGAGEHIKVGPGRLDAPIPFEFSRIVLPAAGDLLPIEVWAPRHDYLSSEGGLDGATTAPAFSVDRTKRYFAVLAALCEPRLRGEPHAPLPTVDQVVDRLRPNWPAASRTSVQWNIDYLAVKLRLKPGPETADTGPRLNGKKESLVSLALRFDLVREDDLVVLRASSPPAPSLSAPSASASASGRVAR from the coding sequence TTGTACAGCATCATCGTGGTACCTCCGCCGACCACGGAGGACGAGACCGACCGCACCCAGCTCCGGCTGGCGCCCGGCGAGCGGCTCGGCTTCGGGCGTTCCGCCTCCGACAACGACCTCACGATCGCGCACGACGGCGTGTCCCGCAGAGCCGGTGAGATCACCGCGCAGGGCGCCTTCTGGATACTGAGCAACCTCAGCCGGGAGCAGACGTACGTCGTGGAGAACCCGGAGGGCGCGGGCGAGCACATCAAGGTCGGGCCGGGGCGGCTCGACGCGCCGATCCCCTTCGAGTTCTCGCGGATCGTGCTGCCGGCGGCCGGTGATCTGCTGCCGATCGAGGTGTGGGCGCCGCGCCACGACTACCTCAGCTCCGAGGGCGGCCTGGACGGCGCGACCACCGCACCCGCCTTCTCGGTCGATCGCACCAAGCGCTACTTCGCGGTCCTGGCCGCCCTGTGCGAGCCCCGGCTGCGCGGCGAACCGCACGCCCCGCTGCCCACCGTCGACCAGGTCGTGGACCGGCTGCGCCCCAACTGGCCCGCCGCGTCCCGTACGTCGGTCCAGTGGAACATCGACTACCTCGCGGTGAAGCTGCGGCTCAAGCCCGGCCCGGAGACAGCCGACACGGGGCCGCGGCTCAACGGAAAGAAGGAGTCGCTGGTCTCGCTGGCGCTCCGGTTCGACCTGGTGCGCGAGGACGATCTCGTCGTCCTGCGCGCGTCCTCGCCGCCGGCTCCGTCGCTCTCGGCTCCGTCCGCGTCGGCGTCGGCGTCCGGCCGGGTGGCCCGGTGA
- a CDS encoding protein kinase domain-containing protein, with protein MTEPYAVPVPKGYRVGAWEVREPIATGAFGSVYEGRRVGDDEALPKTVALKFLPTGTGTPRQLTHLRELIEREVDLHRRLKQPRLIRMYDTLTVDDPARPALDGATILVLEKAEGSLSALLAAQPRPAAGPVLLAQICEGLAQLHHAGWVHGDLKPANVLLMRDGSARLADFNMAAELEGTHAYTPAFSTPDYTPPELLWSEIGERGRRIRPSADVWAFGVLAHLVLTGSFPLPGATPSTRRDAAAAYARGTDELRLSPELPDVWREIVRDCLTRTHGDRIGTQALLGRVGAAAGTGRPPRLPRALLPRRSRRTTMLTAATAVVAVAALGYGVSNWADTGADGGGSGAGGPGRETTRVTAATYGASELRTDKGVPVAYRRLIVDSAHDCVRPEVTPALIAALLKAESNFDPDLSDPSVGEEGEYGIARWTPSLLRWWIRADGVPATATPKPPLTPAQSIPAVGRYLCYMEPLLDRTGLSGDRQVLLAAAYRTSTKVVNNAGGVPPKYRDYAARVAHYLKEYTPPAKR; from the coding sequence GTGACCGAGCCGTACGCCGTGCCGGTGCCGAAGGGGTACCGGGTGGGCGCGTGGGAGGTGCGGGAACCGATCGCGACGGGGGCGTTCGGGAGCGTGTACGAGGGCAGGCGCGTCGGAGACGACGAGGCCCTGCCGAAGACGGTCGCCCTGAAGTTCCTGCCCACCGGCACCGGTACCCCCCGCCAGCTCACCCACCTGCGCGAACTCATCGAGCGCGAGGTCGACTTGCACCGCCGGCTGAAGCAGCCGCGGCTGATCCGGATGTACGACACCCTCACCGTCGACGACCCGGCCCGTCCCGCCCTCGACGGTGCCACGATCCTCGTACTGGAGAAGGCGGAGGGCTCCCTGTCCGCGCTGCTCGCGGCTCAGCCACGCCCCGCCGCCGGTCCCGTCCTGCTCGCGCAGATCTGCGAGGGGCTGGCGCAACTGCATCACGCGGGCTGGGTGCACGGGGACCTGAAGCCGGCCAACGTGCTGCTGATGAGGGACGGTTCGGCCCGGCTCGCCGACTTCAACATGGCGGCGGAGCTGGAGGGCACGCACGCGTACACGCCCGCCTTCTCCACACCCGACTACACGCCGCCGGAGCTGCTCTGGTCGGAGATCGGCGAGCGCGGCCGGCGTATCCGCCCGTCGGCCGATGTCTGGGCGTTCGGCGTCCTCGCCCACCTGGTCCTCACCGGCTCCTTCCCGCTGCCCGGCGCCACGCCGTCGACCCGCCGCGATGCTGCCGCCGCCTACGCGCGCGGCACCGACGAACTGCGGCTGTCGCCCGAACTCCCGGACGTCTGGCGGGAGATCGTGCGGGACTGCCTGACCCGTACGCACGGCGACCGGATCGGCACCCAGGCGCTGCTGGGGCGAGTCGGTGCCGCCGCGGGCACGGGCCGCCCGCCGCGACTGCCGCGGGCGCTCCTCCCCCGCCGCTCCCGCCGTACGACGATGCTGACCGCTGCGACCGCCGTGGTGGCGGTGGCTGCCCTCGGTTACGGCGTCAGCAACTGGGCCGACACCGGTGCCGACGGGGGCGGGAGCGGGGCCGGCGGGCCGGGGCGCGAGACCACGAGGGTCACGGCCGCCACCTACGGCGCCTCCGAACTCCGTACCGACAAGGGCGTCCCGGTGGCCTACCGGCGCCTCATCGTCGACTCCGCCCACGACTGCGTCCGGCCCGAGGTCACCCCCGCGCTGATCGCCGCCCTGCTGAAGGCGGAGAGCAACTTCGACCCGGACCTCTCCGACCCGTCCGTGGGCGAGGAGGGCGAGTACGGCATCGCCCGCTGGACGCCGAGTCTGCTGCGCTGGTGGATCCGCGCGGACGGCGTGCCCGCGACGGCGACCCCCAAGCCTCCCCTCACGCCGGCCCAGTCCATCCCCGCCGTGGGCCGCTACCTCTGCTACATGGAGCCGCTCCTGGACCGGACCGGCCTGTCCGGCGACCGCCAGGTGCTGCTGGCCGCCGCCTACCGCACCTCGACCAAGGTCGTGAACAACGCGGGCGGAGTTCCCCCGAAGTACCGCGACTACGCCGCCCGCGTCGCCCACTACCTCAAGGAGTACACGCCGCCCGCGAAGAGGTGA
- the purN gene encoding phosphoribosylglycinamide formyltransferase: protein MAAKPVAKRLVVLVSGSGTNLQALLDEIAAVGSEAYGAQIVAVGADRDNIEGLARAERAGLPTFVRRVKDHGSREEWDAALAEAVSAHEPDLVVSAGFMKIVGKEFLARFGGRFVNTHPALLPSFPGAHGVRDALAYGARVTGCTVHFVDDGVDTGPIIAQGVVEIRDEDDESALHERIKEVERRLLVEVVGRLARNGYRIEGRKVVIQ from the coding sequence GTGGCCGCCAAGCCCGTGGCCAAGCGCCTCGTCGTGCTGGTCTCCGGATCAGGCACCAATCTGCAGGCGCTGCTCGACGAGATCGCCGCCGTCGGTTCCGAGGCGTACGGCGCGCAGATCGTGGCCGTGGGCGCCGACCGCGACAACATCGAGGGGCTCGCCCGGGCCGAGCGCGCGGGGCTGCCCACCTTCGTGCGGAGGGTCAAGGATCACGGCAGCCGGGAGGAGTGGGACGCGGCGCTCGCCGAGGCCGTATCCGCCCACGAGCCCGATCTCGTCGTCTCCGCCGGGTTCATGAAGATCGTGGGGAAGGAGTTCCTCGCGCGCTTCGGCGGGCGGTTCGTCAACACCCACCCCGCGCTCCTGCCCAGTTTTCCCGGCGCCCACGGCGTTCGCGACGCCCTCGCGTACGGCGCCCGGGTCACCGGCTGCACCGTCCACTTCGTCGACGACGGCGTCGACACCGGGCCGATCATCGCTCAGGGCGTGGTCGAGATCCGGGACGAGGACGACGAGAGCGCTCTGCACGAGCGCATCAAGGAAGTCGAGCGAAGGCTGCTCGTCGAGGTCGTGGGGCGCCTCGCCCGCAACGGCTATCGCATTGAGGGACGAAAGGTAGTTATCCAGTGA